From Magnetovibrio sp. PR-2, a single genomic window includes:
- a CDS encoding rhodanese-like domain-containing protein: MSLPIEIDAHGLRQIQEQNKKAAFIDVRMPWEVAQAPAGDSPNIPLNQLPQHLDQLPDAEHLVIICAHGNRSLMAAHWLRQNGFEAAQSLMGGMASWRRFEEMAA; encoded by the coding sequence ATGTCTTTGCCCATCGAAATCGACGCCCACGGTTTGCGTCAAATCCAAGAGCAAAACAAAAAAGCTGCCTTTATCGACGTGCGGATGCCTTGGGAAGTGGCTCAAGCCCCAGCCGGCGACAGCCCGAATATTCCGTTGAATCAATTGCCTCAGCACTTGGATCAATTGCCGGACGCCGAGCACTTGGTGATCATCTGTGCCCACGGCAATCGTTCATTGATGGCAGCGCACTGGCTGCGCCAAAACGGCTTTGAAGCGGCCCAGTCTTTGATGGGTGGAATGGCGTCCTGGCGACGCTTCGAAGAGATGGCCGCCTAA
- a CDS encoding protein-L-isoaspartate O-methyltransferase family protein: MDFAQARHNMVEGQIRTNRVTDAYVVEAMEDMPREAFLSDVLKNLAYIDEDIQVSQGRIMMEPMVLARLLQAAAVEESDVALVVAAATGYEAAVISKIASAVIAVESVDVLFQAASTQLHAEGADTVSMTKGDITTGAPDQGPFDVILVNGAVEELPSTLADQLVDGGRLVYVKVAKGTGKAMLVTKTDGVISENELFDANVPALPEFAKKPEFSF; the protein is encoded by the coding sequence ATGGATTTCGCGCAAGCCCGCCACAATATGGTCGAAGGCCAAATTCGCACCAACCGCGTGACTGACGCCTACGTCGTCGAAGCGATGGAAGACATGCCTCGCGAAGCGTTCTTGAGCGATGTATTGAAAAACCTCGCCTACATCGACGAAGACATCCAAGTGTCGCAAGGCCGCATTATGATGGAGCCGATGGTGCTTGCCCGCTTGCTGCAAGCTGCAGCCGTGGAAGAATCCGACGTTGCGCTGGTCGTTGCCGCTGCGACGGGCTACGAAGCCGCTGTGATCTCCAAAATCGCATCCGCCGTGATCGCCGTCGAATCCGTTGATGTCTTGTTCCAAGCCGCCAGCACCCAGCTTCATGCCGAGGGTGCCGATACCGTTTCCATGACCAAGGGCGACATCACAACCGGCGCACCGGACCAAGGCCCGTTCGACGTCATCTTGGTGAACGGCGCTGTTGAAGAGCTACCGAGCACTTTGGCCGATCAACTGGTCGATGGTGGCCGTTTGGTCTATGTCAAAGTTGCCAAAGGGACCGGGAAAGCCATGTTGGTGACAAAAACCGATGGTGTGATTTCCGAAAATGAGCTGTTCGACGCCAACGTTCCCGCGTTGCCGGAATTTGCCAAAAAGCCCGAATTCAGCTTCTAA